The DNA region AGGACACAGAATAGGGTTCAAATCCTGGCATGAATACCCCTTGGTAATTTTTGCGTTCTATTAACGTATGGATTGTATCCCCATATGTACCTAGAACCGCCTTTTTAATAATCCCCTTTTCATCTTTTAACTCTATAGGCGCCATAAGTGCAATCGCACCTCGCTCGACAGCTGAACTAAATGCCTTATCGACATCATCGACCAATAAAGCAACATCCTTTACCCCATCACCGTGATTTTTCACGAATTGGGCAACAGGGGTATCTTTTTTATACGAGCCTGTAAGAACGATACGAATATTCCGCTGCTGCAAACAATAGGAAACGCTTTCACGATTACCCGTTTCAAGACCAGAATAAGCTACTGCTTTAAATCCAAAGGCACTGCAAAAAAAGTGGCAGGCCTGCTTTGCGTTGCCTGTATAAATTTCAATATAATCTACATCCCTTACAGGGAAAAAGTCATTTATTAATTGATCTGCTTTTATTCTTTTATCCTTCATTTATACTCCCCCTATTATCATTTAATTAATAATATTCAGAATATATTCTAACTGATACATACCTGTATTCTCAAGAGTAGCTGTTAAAGCAATGCCGCTGTTGAGTGGTAAAGAAAAAAAACGATATTAGGCATAGGCTCTGTTTAACTTGGCTGCTAATTGCAGCGAAGGGCGCTTCGCTTTCCTGAGCGTGCCTCAGCAAAATAAAAAAGGGAACGATTCTCTAAGCATCGTTCCCCTCTACATACCTCTTATGAAAGAACCGCCCGGTCGCTAGCCATCTGAACGCCGCGAATTCGTTTAAATTCCTCTAATAATCCTTCAATCGTAAGTTGTTTTTTATTTTCCGCGTCAACTTCTAAGATAATTTGACCTTTATCCATCATAATTAACCGATTCCCGAGATCAATGGCCTGTTGCATATTATGGGTTACCATTACAGTGGTTAGCTGATATCTTTCAACTATCTCTCTTGTTAGATTGGTTATTAACTCGGCTCTCGATGGATCAAGCGCCGCCGTGTGCTCATCGAGTAGTAAAATCGAAGGATTCGTGAAGGTTGCCATTAACAGAGAAAGGGCTTGCCTTTCACCTCCAGATAGTAATCCTACCTTCGCACTTAAACGGTTTTCTAAGCCAAGATGCAATGACTCAAGTACTTCCCGAAAATCATCTCGTCTTTTCTTTGTTACGCCTCTACGGAACGATCTCGTTTTATTCCGAGAATAAGCCATGGCCAGATTTTCTTCGATTGTCATACTTGGTGCTGTTCCCGCCATTGGGTCCTGAAAGACACGGCCAATCATTTTTGAGCGCTTGTATTCCGACATCGTTGTTACATTTTTTCCATCAATATGGATTTCGCCAATATCAGGAACTAAAACACCAGAAATAATGTTCATTAATGTTGATTTACCTGCACCATTACTGCCGATTACCGTTACGAAATCACCGGGGTTTAAATTTAAATTAATTGTATCTATAGCAATTTTTTCATCAAGAGTACCCTCATTAAATATCTTATGAATCTGATTTAATTGCAGCATGGTTCTCACCCTTTCGCACGGCAGTTGCTTGGATCATTTTCAATGTTTCCATTCTTCTGCGGGCTTTTCGCTTCTTCTCTTTGAAGTAATCAATTATTTTTGGTGTTGTTAAAGCAATAATTACAATCGCTGCGGTTATAACCTTCATATCCCCTGGATCCATGAAATCGACTCTTAGAGCTAAAGTCACAACAATCCGATAGATAATGGCTCCTCCAACAACAGCTAAAGTAGCCCTCGCTATCGATTTTGTCCCAAATAATGCTTCACCAATGATAACAGATGCCAAACCAATGACGATCATTCCAATACCCATACCTACATCCGCAAAACCGCCCTGCTGTGCAATTAGTGCACCAGAAAAAGCAACTAAAGCATTGGATAGTCCCAGACCAAGGACGACAAGCAGATTCGTATTTGCTGATAGACTCCGTATCATCCTCTTATTATCCCCTGTTGCTCTAACGGCAAGGCCAATTTCAGTTTGTAAAAACAAATCAGTTAACCATTTAATCACAAAAGTTACGATGATCATAAAAAGGAGAATTCCCCATGTTTCAGGTAGGCTATCACCAAGACCTATCATAACTAAAAGGTTATTAAAAAATGAATCAATACCAGTGTTTTCAAAAAATGCACTTATTGACGTAAATGCTGTATCATCATTTAATAATGGAACAGTGGACTTCCCCATAATTCTTAGATTAATAGAATATAGGGCAATCATCATTAATATTCCTGATAATAAATTATTAATCTTTCCGAAGGTATGAAGTAATCCTGTCATACACCCAGCCAAAAAACCGGCAACTAGTGCCATGATTGTTGCCAAAAACGGATTGGCACCATTTGAAATCATTATTGCTGAAATTGCCGCCCCCGTTACAAAGCTTCCATCAACCGTTAAATCAGGAAAATCTAATATACGAAAGGAGAGATAGACGCCCAGTGCCATAATTGCGTAGATGATACCTGCTTCAAATGATCCAAATATGGCTGTAAACATAGAGATCATCCTTTCTTTTAGTCTTTTATTATACAAACACATGTTAATAAGTCATTTTAATGTATTCAAGGAGTCAACCAAAAGATTGACTCCAAGTATGTTTATTGTTTATTATTCACCTTCATAAAACTCGCCGAGCTCTTTCCATTCTTCTTTTACCTCTACTCCCTGTGCTTCTGCAGCCTTCTTATTTATCATAAGCGTTAAGCTTTTTGGTAATTCCACAGGCATTTCAGAGGCCTTCTTATTACCTTTTAAGATTTCAACTGCCATTAAACCTGATTGGTAGCCAATGTCAAAATATTCGAAGCCGCTGGCTGCAATAGCACCTTTTTTCATCGAATCAAGTTCACCAACGAAAAGCGGAATCTTTTTGCTGTTTGCTACGGAAATTACGGATTCTAGAGCCGATACAACCGTATTATCGGTTGGAATATAGATAGAATCTACTCTTCCTACTAATGATTCAGCAGCCTGCTTAACCTCCGCTGATGTAGAAACAGATACTTCCACTAGTTTCGCACCCTTGGCTTCTGCTAACTTTTTCACTTCTTCCACTTGGACAATAGAATTTTGTTCACCGGAGTTAAAGATAACGCCAATTTCCTTCGCTCCCACTTCATCAATCATGAAGTTAATCGTTTTTGCTGTTCCATCAGGATGATTATCAGTTGTACCTGTAATATTTTCTCCTGGTTTGTCCAAAGCCTCAACTAATTCCGCCACAACTGGATCAGTAACGGAAGTAAAGATAATTGGAATATTCTTTGTTGCATTTAAAGCGGCAGTAGCACTTGGGGTTGCATTAGCAAAAATCAAGTCAACTTTATCCCCAACAAAGTTCTTAGCAATGGTATGAATATTATTCATGTCTCCTTCTGCGTTTTGTTCATCATACTCAACCTTGATACCTTTATCCTTTAATGCCTGTTTAAATCCTTTTGTTGCGTTATCTAAAGAATCATGTGTTACAAACTGTGAGATCCCAATTTTGAATACCTTTCCTCCATCTTCCTCTTTCGACCCACTAGATTTTTCATTGCTGCCACAGCCTGCCAACATTAACATCCCAGCCAATGCTATCGAAAGCGCTTGAACTTTCTTTTTCATTGTGTTTTTCCCCCTTTTTCCTTTTTTAAATTTTCTAAAAATTTACTATATTATAAAAGTTATTCTAGTATTTTTTGATACTAAAAGTCAATAGAAATCACTTAAATTATTTTTTCGCTTTAAAGCGACAGATTTTTTACAGATAATTTTTGCCTATCCATATGAAGTTTTCTACCTGTAACCAAAGAAAAGAGCCTTCTAATAAATTAGAAGGCTCTGAAAAACGGTACTATGTATATTTAGTTTTACCAATCAGAAGTACCGTCAAGAATTTGGTCAATTTCAATTAGCTTCAAATGATAGTTATTTTCCTCAGATGTTAGATTTGCAGTCTTTTCTAGCAGTTTATCGATATCAATTAGTTTATTCATATCCAACCTCCTACGCATCTTTGTTACTAAATGATTCGGAATTCACAAAGCAAATATGGGGGTCGAAATATAATCTTATTACAATGAAAATAGTAAAAATCAATAAATTTCTCATTAGATATATTTATTTCACATATTTCATACCAAAACCACCGCGCACTTGCTGAAGAACATGGTAAGGTTGTCGATGTGACAGGGCTTCAATATGCTTGGCAATTAAGTGATGAAAACTTACAGAATTTCGAAAAGACCCAGACCATTGTGAAATGGCTGGGTCTTTTCAAATTTCTCGTATAATCATGTATTTGAACTGCTGTAAATTAGGATGGCTTCTTCATTCTTCGAAATCTTGTTTAACTGAAAATCAAGTCTTTTATGAACAAGATTTAGTTCATCACGGAATTGTGTATTTTTCATATATGCTTTCATTTGGTGGGAAAGCTCCATTATTTCCTCGCGTTGAAATTTAGCTACAGTCTCAACTATTTCCTTAATATCAGTTAAATCAATTTGATTCACGGTAACTCGATGTTCAATGCTATCCATCTTTTCTAACTGAGCTAGCCTCTTTTCACAATGTTGAAGCGCATCATTCATATTATTTATTTTGTCATGTAAACCATTAACACTATTTAATAACTCTTTAAGAACCTCTTCCATCGTTGTTCACTCCTATTTTTGATTTTCCACTATCTTATCACTACTAACCATGCAAAAATGTGATTTTTTTTATTGTTTTTCATTAATTTTATGAACTTTTTGTGGATATCATTTGGAAATGTCATCGTAAAAATGGTGCTAGTTTCGGTGAAAGGGCCTTCTTAGCAAAATTTTAAAAATTATGTGTTTTGTCCAAACCCTTGGACTTGCCCTAACATACATTGAAATAGTAAAGGAGGGAGGTGACCGTTAATGAGCGACCACGGTGGTAGAAACAACAACGGCTTTGCGTTAATTGTTGTCTTGTTCATTCTTTTAGTTATTGTAGGCACTGCATTTATGGGTGGAGGCTATTAATCACTTCAACTTGTGGCAATAACTCTTTGTTAAAGCGTCAGCAATGACGCTTTTTTTTGCTTTTTTCGACAAAAACCTGTATCTTTAGGAATATTATCGGTATGATAAAGTGAAACTTCATTGTGTGGTTTTTTTATCCCTCACCATTGAACTCATATTTATTTAGATGGAGGAAAAAATGCT from Neobacillus sp. FSL H8-0543 includes:
- a CDS encoding ABC transporter permease, whose translation is MFTAIFGSFEAGIIYAIMALGVYLSFRILDFPDLTVDGSFVTGAAISAIMISNGANPFLATIMALVAGFLAGCMTGLLHTFGKINNLLSGILMMIALYSINLRIMGKSTVPLLNDDTAFTSISAFFENTGIDSFFNNLLVMIGLGDSLPETWGILLFMIIVTFVIKWLTDLFLQTEIGLAVRATGDNKRMIRSLSANTNLLVVLGLGLSNALVAFSGALIAQQGGFADVGMGIGMIVIGLASVIIGEALFGTKSIARATLAVVGGAIIYRIVVTLALRVDFMDPGDMKVITAAIVIIALTTPKIIDYFKEKKRKARRRMETLKMIQATAVRKGENHAAIKSDS
- a CDS encoding ABC transporter ATP-binding protein; this encodes MLQLNQIHKIFNEGTLDEKIAIDTINLNLNPGDFVTVIGSNGAGKSTLMNIISGVLVPDIGEIHIDGKNVTTMSEYKRSKMIGRVFQDPMAGTAPSMTIEENLAMAYSRNKTRSFRRGVTKKRRDDFREVLESLHLGLENRLSAKVGLLSGGERQALSLLMATFTNPSILLLDEHTAALDPSRAELITNLTREIVERYQLTTVMVTHNMQQAIDLGNRLIMMDKGQIILEVDAENKKQLTIEGLLEEFKRIRGVQMASDRAVLS
- a CDS encoding ABC transporter substrate-binding protein, whose product is MKKKVQALSIALAGMLMLAGCGSNEKSSGSKEEDGGKVFKIGISQFVTHDSLDNATKGFKQALKDKGIKVEYDEQNAEGDMNNIHTIAKNFVGDKVDLIFANATPSATAALNATKNIPIIFTSVTDPVVAELVEALDKPGENITGTTDNHPDGTAKTINFMIDEVGAKEIGVIFNSGEQNSIVQVEEVKKLAEAKGAKLVEVSVSTSAEVKQAAESLVGRVDSIYIPTDNTVVSALESVISVANSKKIPLFVGELDSMKKGAIAASGFEYFDIGYQSGLMAVEILKGNKKASEMPVELPKSLTLMINKKAAEAQGVEVKEEWKELGEFYEGE
- a CDS encoding YjcZ family sporulation protein; the encoded protein is MSDHGGRNNNGFALIVVLFILLVIVGTAFMGGGY